The following proteins are co-located in the Dyadobacter chenwenxiniae genome:
- a CDS encoding AraC family transcriptional regulator, with the protein MAAGYKLNAVALSPEKSLKTLVENRRAFTLENCELNLFETLEASQLVPLTFSDFVITSMLRGKKVMHLFEEPGFDYLPGETVLVPAHVTMKIDFPEANKANPTQCIALALDQNKINQIVDRLNETYPREGRQAYWNLHHSQYHFLNNVELAQTLNKLIHICSGSSLGKDVLADLTLQELVVHIIQTQNLAATDGAAFTREDSPLAFVINYIRTHINENIKVEELSDRACMSRASFYRAFKREYSLSPLDFILREKIKKAKHLLLDTRASVTDICYQLGFSDLNYFGRQFRKSEGISPSQYRGVSGREG; encoded by the coding sequence ATGGCAGCGGGATACAAACTTAATGCAGTGGCACTTTCTCCGGAAAAATCACTTAAAACCCTGGTCGAAAACAGAAGGGCTTTTACGCTGGAAAACTGCGAACTGAATCTCTTTGAAACACTGGAAGCATCACAGCTCGTACCATTGACTTTTTCGGATTTTGTGATTACCAGCATGCTCAGAGGCAAGAAAGTGATGCATTTGTTTGAAGAACCCGGTTTTGATTATCTGCCGGGAGAAACTGTGCTGGTGCCTGCTCATGTAACAATGAAGATCGATTTTCCGGAAGCGAATAAAGCTAACCCCACCCAATGCATTGCGCTCGCACTGGATCAGAACAAGATCAACCAGATCGTCGATAGATTAAATGAGACTTATCCCCGGGAAGGCAGGCAGGCATACTGGAATCTGCATCACAGTCAGTATCATTTTCTAAACAATGTCGAGCTGGCCCAGACACTTAACAAACTGATCCACATTTGCTCGGGATCGTCTTTGGGAAAAGACGTTCTGGCTGATCTGACCCTGCAAGAACTGGTCGTCCACATCATTCAGACGCAAAACCTGGCAGCGACCGATGGCGCAGCTTTCACCCGGGAGGACAGTCCGCTAGCATTTGTGATCAACTATATACGCACGCATATCAATGAGAACATCAAGGTGGAGGAGCTTAGCGACAGGGCTTGTATGAGCCGCGCATCGTTTTACAGGGCATTCAAGCGGGAATACAGCCTTAGTCCGCTTGATTTTATTTTAAGGGAGAAGATCAAAAAAGCGAAGCATCTGTTGCTGGACACCAGGGCAAGTGTGACAGATATTTGTTATCAACTCGGTTTTTCGGACCTTAATTATTTCGGAAGGCAATTCAGAAAATCAGAGGGCATCTCGCCCAGCCAGTACCGCGGCGTAAGCGGCAGGGAAGGTTAG